The Estrella lausannensis genome window below encodes:
- a CDS encoding efflux RND transporter periplasmic adaptor subunit has protein sequence MMRCIYRLFPFALALSLMTGCNEGKKMKAERPPVAVSAAAVEERTVPLFLSAIGNIAAPATVEVFPQVTGMIVEEFVQDGDFVEKDQLLYSIDPRPFKAALDKAKATLLKDKAALDLAETTLKRYEQLVSEDYVSRLNYDTYKTNVETLKAQILIDQADVDNAELNYNYAFIHAPIGGKISEVLFNVGNIVSPGQSKPINTIRQLDPIDVRFHLPQPDYQKIIRESPKTLQVFVSLPEEELLYEGTVYFIDNTLMTNNGTILFKAKIDNPKRLLWPGDFVTIKVLLKELERAKLIPKSALQFGQQGSFVFVIKDDMTVEVRPIAIVTSAEEYFAVESGLAPGEKVVTEGQINLKPGSKVVIVPEKKTANTR, from the coding sequence ATGATGAGATGTATATATCGCCTATTCCCCTTTGCCTTAGCCCTATCTCTGATGACCGGCTGCAATGAGGGGAAGAAAATGAAAGCGGAGCGGCCTCCTGTGGCTGTTTCCGCTGCAGCGGTAGAAGAGCGTACAGTTCCTCTATTCCTGAGTGCGATTGGCAATATTGCCGCCCCCGCTACTGTCGAGGTGTTCCCTCAGGTCACCGGTATGATTGTCGAGGAGTTTGTGCAAGATGGCGACTTTGTCGAAAAGGATCAGTTGCTCTACAGCATAGATCCGCGTCCTTTCAAGGCGGCTTTGGATAAGGCAAAAGCTACCCTTCTAAAGGATAAAGCGGCTTTGGATTTGGCGGAAACTACTTTAAAAAGATATGAGCAGCTTGTCTCGGAAGACTATGTGTCTAGACTGAACTACGACACCTATAAAACCAATGTCGAAACGCTGAAAGCTCAGATACTCATTGACCAAGCCGACGTCGATAATGCCGAACTTAATTATAATTACGCTTTTATTCATGCACCGATCGGGGGCAAGATCAGTGAAGTTCTTTTCAATGTCGGCAATATCGTCTCCCCGGGACAGTCAAAACCGATCAACACCATAAGACAGCTAGATCCCATCGATGTGCGGTTTCATCTTCCGCAACCCGATTATCAAAAAATCATTAGGGAGTCGCCGAAAACTCTGCAGGTCTTCGTCAGTCTTCCGGAGGAGGAGCTCCTCTATGAAGGAACAGTCTATTTTATCGATAACACATTGATGACGAACAACGGGACTATCTTGTTTAAGGCTAAGATCGATAATCCCAAAAGGTTGCTTTGGCCGGGTGACTTTGTCACGATCAAGGTGTTGCTAAAAGAGCTTGAGAGAGCCAAGCTTATTCCCAAATCGGCATTGCAATTTGGACAACAGGGATCGTTTGTTTTTGTGATTAAAGATGACATGACCGTTGAGGTGCGCCCGATAGCAATCGTCACAAGTGCAGAGGAGTATTTTGCTGTTGAGAGCGGCTTAGCTCCCGGTGAAAAAGTTGTCACTGAGGGACAGATTAACCTTAAGCCTGGCAGCAAAGTTGTGATTGTGCCTGAAAAGAAGACAGCCAATACTCGATAG
- a CDS encoding TolC family protein, with amino-acid sequence MYRISLAFLSLPLTGLMLSGCSAFEDSSLCRYTSPCYNKSWKGGVAPPSVALRADEQTARGIPDSSKQLEAAEIVDIALSNNPSTQITWFQARSNAFLYQSAKGALYPQLNLQERLNYSHFISGSTGGGGEVDVEGGVGIGGSGNSEETQLITDLTLSYLLLDFGGRSAAIEVAKQGLIASDWSHSREIQTVIVNALTAMYNYMSQRALVEARKKDLEDTSKGREASEKQFEAGIVAKKDVLQARSAYVNAQLNLQSQKGLEKIAMAQLATAMGLAADTVLNVAEPPLEPPTDKMSDDLYYFLSVAKAMRPDLQAAYASLVQSWANLKGVWSNGMPTLAAQGLFENVTNFTQSSQNNRLWQGQLVLNAPLFTGFSDYYNTKSARELVNVSWAQYRLVEQSALLDVVTSYYNYETAIANVASSEEYLRYTQEAYDVAYNSYERGVATILDVLQAQAALANARSEIIQARTSLAVSLAGMAYSTGILYR; translated from the coding sequence ATGTATCGCATCTCGCTCGCTTTCTTATCACTGCCCCTGACGGGGCTGATGCTCTCAGGCTGCAGCGCCTTTGAGGATTCAAGCCTTTGCCGCTATACATCGCCTTGCTACAACAAAAGCTGGAAAGGGGGAGTGGCGCCTCCTTCAGTGGCTCTCCGAGCCGATGAGCAAACTGCCCGTGGGATCCCGGACAGCTCGAAGCAGCTGGAAGCGGCAGAAATTGTAGACATTGCCCTCAGCAATAACCCCAGTACGCAAATCACATGGTTTCAGGCGCGGTCTAACGCTTTTCTCTATCAGAGCGCAAAGGGGGCCCTATACCCACAACTCAATTTGCAAGAGAGGCTCAACTATTCACATTTCATCAGCGGCTCGACCGGTGGAGGAGGTGAAGTTGATGTCGAAGGGGGTGTAGGGATTGGAGGATCCGGCAATAGCGAGGAGACACAGCTCATTACAGACCTTACCCTGTCATATCTCCTGCTCGACTTCGGGGGGCGGAGCGCCGCGATAGAAGTTGCCAAGCAGGGGTTGATAGCATCTGACTGGAGTCATAGTAGGGAGATACAGACCGTCATCGTCAATGCATTGACAGCTATGTATAACTATATGAGTCAGAGGGCTTTAGTCGAGGCTCGCAAAAAAGATCTTGAAGACACGAGCAAGGGAAGAGAAGCGTCGGAAAAACAGTTTGAAGCCGGAATTGTGGCTAAAAAGGACGTTCTTCAGGCGCGGTCTGCCTATGTCAATGCACAGTTGAACCTACAGAGCCAGAAAGGTCTGGAAAAGATTGCAATGGCCCAGCTTGCCACGGCGATGGGACTTGCTGCAGACACGGTTCTTAATGTGGCAGAGCCGCCGCTCGAGCCTCCAACTGATAAAATGTCCGATGATCTCTACTATTTTCTGTCTGTCGCCAAAGCCATGAGACCAGACCTGCAAGCGGCTTATGCCTCTCTCGTTCAATCCTGGGCCAACTTAAAAGGAGTGTGGTCGAATGGCATGCCTACCCTGGCAGCTCAGGGACTCTTTGAGAACGTGACAAACTTCACGCAATCGTCGCAGAATAATCGTTTATGGCAAGGTCAGTTGGTACTGAACGCGCCTCTGTTCACAGGCTTTTCGGACTACTACAACACAAAAAGCGCCCGGGAACTTGTCAACGTATCATGGGCACAATACAGGCTTGTTGAGCAGTCCGCATTGCTGGATGTGGTGACAAGTTATTATAACTATGAGACGGCCATAGCCAACGTCGCATCGAGCGAAGAGTATCTTCGCTATACGCAAGAAGCTTATGATGTCGCCTATAATAGTTATGAAAGGGGAGTTGCCACAATTTTAGACGTGCTCCAGGCACAGGCAGCGCTGGCCAACGCCCGCTCTGAAATTATTCAGGCTCGTACAAGTCTGGCGGTCTCCTTGGCGGGGATGGCTTATTCGACAGGGATTCTCTATAGATGA